A stretch of Telopea speciosissima isolate NSW1024214 ecotype Mountain lineage chromosome 11, Tspe_v1, whole genome shotgun sequence DNA encodes these proteins:
- the LOC122646456 gene encoding nascent polypeptide-associated complex subunit beta-like isoform X2, protein MNRERLMKMAGAVRTGGKGSMRRKKKAVHKTTTTDDKRLQSTLKRIGVNAIPAIEEVNIFKDDIVIQFLNPKVQASIAANTWVVSGAPQTKKLQDLLPGIINQLGPDNLDNLRRLAEQFQKHAPNAGATQEDDDDAVPELVAGETFEAAANDGQTS, encoded by the exons ATGAATCGGGAGAGGCTTATGAAGATGGCCGGTGCTGTACGCACCGGTGGTAAGGGTAGCATGCGAAG aaagaagaaggCAGTTCATAAGACAACAACAACCGATGACAAAAGGCTCCAGAGCACCCTGAAGAGAATAGGGGTGAATGCCATCCCTGCCATTGAGGAAGTCAACATTTTTAAGGATGACATTGTCATCCAGTTTCTAAACCCCAAAG TTCAAGCGTCAATTGCTGCCAACACTTGGGTTGTTAGTGGCGCTCCCCAAACAAAAA AATTGCAGGATCTTCTCCCTGGAATCATCAACCAATTGG GGCCAGATAACTTGGACAACCTGAGAAGGCTAGCAGAGCAGTTCCAGAAGCATGCACCCAATGCTGGTGCAACCCAAGAGGACGATGATGATGCAGTTCCAGAGCTTGTGGCAGGGGAGACATTTGAGGCTGCTGCTAACGATGGTCAAACTTCCTAG
- the LOC122646456 gene encoding nascent polypeptide-associated complex subunit beta-like isoform X1, translating into MESYSMNRERLMKMAGAVRTGGKGSMRRKKKAVHKTTTTDDKRLQSTLKRIGVNAIPAIEEVNIFKDDIVIQFLNPKVQASIAANTWVVSGAPQTKKLQDLLPGIINQLGPDNLDNLRRLAEQFQKHAPNAGATQEDDDDAVPELVAGETFEAAANDGQTS; encoded by the exons ATGAATCGGGAGAGGCTTATGAAGATGGCCGGTGCTGTACGCACCGGTGGTAAGGGTAGCATGCGAAG aaagaagaaggCAGTTCATAAGACAACAACAACCGATGACAAAAGGCTCCAGAGCACCCTGAAGAGAATAGGGGTGAATGCCATCCCTGCCATTGAGGAAGTCAACATTTTTAAGGATGACATTGTCATCCAGTTTCTAAACCCCAAAG TTCAAGCGTCAATTGCTGCCAACACTTGGGTTGTTAGTGGCGCTCCCCAAACAAAAA AATTGCAGGATCTTCTCCCTGGAATCATCAACCAATTGG GGCCAGATAACTTGGACAACCTGAGAAGGCTAGCAGAGCAGTTCCAGAAGCATGCACCCAATGCTGGTGCAACCCAAGAGGACGATGATGATGCAGTTCCAGAGCTTGTGGCAGGGGAGACATTTGAGGCTGCTGCTAACGATGGTCAAACTTCCTAG